From the bacterium genome, one window contains:
- a CDS encoding 6-bladed beta-propeller, with product MRKITCVLIIFLIVFHVFAQVRLKQEKVVNNLRAPKDGSDQYLLKEELSIGENGGDSNYCFSKISALYVDDYENIYLIEGNERQVRVFDKYGKFKRKFGRKGRGPGEWIYPTYVYVKDSVIYVVDGGNIKISQYDLNGRFLADLRVDVGAIPGAIFIDTAGNYIIFCIKFTVNGDRCKIVKIDNEGEVISKSESMTWQKREFVSTDKGTVGIPSPFAPCGYIAYNKNTDCIYYGFSGKYAISVFDVDFNKVMIIKKQSPSVKISSSEKRDYINSYMEKGRSKHREDFYKWRKKYIKFPPNHPFFNGIWINDKENLLVKRITSDKKVHLDVFNKDGIYIREIILSPPEDDIVFESIFDKYTFFVNNSIYSIVENNEGFILFKKYSLIQRN from the coding sequence ATGAGAAAAATTACATGCGTATTAATTATATTTTTGATTGTTTTTCATGTTTTTGCTCAGGTGAGATTGAAGCAAGAAAAAGTAGTAAATAATTTGAGAGCGCCAAAGGATGGTTCAGATCAATATCTTTTAAAAGAAGAACTGTCAATAGGAGAAAATGGTGGTGACAGCAATTATTGCTTTTCTAAAATATCGGCATTATATGTAGATGATTATGAAAATATATACCTGATTGAAGGGAATGAAAGGCAGGTAAGAGTGTTCGATAAATATGGAAAATTTAAAAGAAAATTTGGAAGAAAAGGACGCGGCCCTGGTGAATGGATTTATCCGACTTATGTTTATGTCAAAGACAGTGTGATATATGTCGTTGATGGTGGTAACATTAAAATATCACAGTATGATCTTAATGGAAGATTTCTTGCAGACTTGAGAGTTGATGTTGGTGCAATACCAGGAGCAATTTTTATTGATACTGCAGGGAATTATATAATTTTTTGTATAAAATTTACAGTAAACGGAGACAGGTGTAAGATCGTTAAAATTGATAATGAGGGCGAAGTAATATCTAAGTCGGAAAGCATGACATGGCAAAAAAGAGAATTTGTTTCTACAGATAAAGGTACAGTTGGAATACCATCTCCGTTTGCACCTTGCGGATATATTGCGTACAACAAAAATACTGATTGTATATATTATGGTTTTTCCGGTAAATATGCAATCAGTGTCTTTGATGTTGATTTCAACAAGGTTATGATAATCAAAAAACAGAGCCCTTCTGTTAAAATCTCAAGTAGTGAGAAAAGAGATTATATTAATTCTTATATGGAAAAGGGTAGATCAAAACATAGAGAGGATTTCTATAAATGGAGAAAAAAATATATAAAATTCCCCCCCAATCATCCATTTTTTAATGGGATATGGATAAATGATAAAGAGAATTTATTGGTTAAGAGGATAACAAGTGATAAAAAAGTTCATTTAGATGTTTTTAATAAAGATGGTATTTATATAAGAGAGATAATATTGTCACCTCCGGAAGATGATATAGTTTTTGAAAGTATTTTTGATAAATATACATTTTTTGTTAATAATTCTATTTATTCCATAGTGGAAAATAATGAGGGATTTATTTTATTTAAAAAATATTCTTTGATTCAAAGGAATTAG
- a CDS encoding radical SAM protein, translating into MVNKPFIKKIRINDKYYIYDVNTNEILKVDKLNYTFVDNIEDDITYKISKIYNSPKNINKVKEEINLFTKKGYFSTHRPKINYFRTEPFKKRIKESMLSNISKITLVVTEDCNLRCKYCIYSDSYKYHRIHSEKYMSLTVMKKAVDFYLKYSSKVQEKTISFYGGEPLLNFKLIAACVKYIKEKHKGAIRLLMTTNATLLNKDIIKYLVENNFSLLISLDGPERIHDRYRVFKNSKGTFNTIMRNLKIMESMYPDYYKKKVRFNMVLAPPYHFSELNQFIINEEIIAKAVRVKCAMVNKKNTVFFKQFSPAEREKHIESFVNILNNFKRKLSKNEKPSKLEMSLFRMKYLNYHRRVCTTLSTEVPSHGQCTFPERGIFINSDGTFNFCSYIEDVYNLGSVFNGFDFNKIYNFYTDLEDLYSKYCFNCWAVRFCQKCVKDFNRNGIIDEELFRKKCNNIREGIYNDLVSYITIREQNYNAFDFLNDIEIV; encoded by the coding sequence GTGGTTAATAAACCTTTTATTAAGAAAATCAGAATTAATGATAAGTATTATATTTATGATGTTAATACTAATGAAATTTTAAAAGTAGATAAATTAAATTATACATTTGTAGATAATATAGAAGATGATATTACATATAAAATAAGCAAAATTTACAATTCGCCTAAAAATATTAATAAAGTAAAAGAGGAAATAAATTTATTTACAAAAAAAGGTTATTTCTCAACGCATAGACCTAAAATTAATTATTTTCGTACTGAGCCATTTAAAAAACGTATAAAAGAATCTATGCTAAGTAATATCAGTAAGATAACTTTAGTAGTTACCGAAGATTGTAATTTGAGGTGTAAATACTGTATTTATTCTGATTCTTATAAATATCATAGAATTCATTCGGAAAAATATATGAGTTTAACTGTAATGAAGAAAGCAGTAGATTTTTATTTAAAGTATAGCAGTAAAGTTCAGGAGAAAACGATTTCTTTCTATGGCGGAGAACCGTTATTGAATTTCAAACTAATCGCAGCATGTGTGAAATATATTAAAGAAAAACATAAAGGAGCAATACGTCTATTAATGACAACTAATGCAACATTGTTAAATAAAGATATAATAAAATATTTGGTTGAAAACAATTTTTCTCTTTTAATTAGTTTGGATGGTCCAGAAAGAATTCATGATAGATATAGAGTTTTTAAAAATAGTAAAGGGACTTTTAATACTATTATGAGAAATTTAAAAATTATGGAGTCAATGTACCCAGATTATTATAAGAAGAAAGTTAGATTCAATATGGTATTAGCCCCTCCGTATCATTTTTCAGAATTAAACCAATTCATTATTAATGAGGAAATTATAGCAAAGGCTGTGAGAGTGAAATGTGCAATGGTTAATAAAAAGAATACAGTCTTTTTTAAACAATTTAGTCCAGCAGAAAGAGAGAAACATATTGAAAGCTTTGTTAATATTCTTAATAATTTTAAAAGAAAATTATCGAAAAATGAGAAACCAAGTAAATTAGAAATGAGTTTATTCAGAATGAAATATTTGAATTATCATCGTAGAGTTTGTACAACCCTCTCTACAGAAGTACCTTCTCATGGTCAATGCACATTCCCGGAAAGAGGTATATTTATAAATTCAGATGGGACCTTTAATTTTTGCTCTTATATTGAGGATGTCTATAATTTAGGTAGTGTGTTCAATGGATTCGATTTTAATAAGATTTATAATTTTTATACAGACTTAGAAGATTTATATTCAAAGTATTGTTTTAATTGTTGGGCTGTTCGTTTTTGTCAAAAATGTGTAAAAGATTTTAATAGAAATGGAATAATTGATGAAGAGTTATTTAGGAAGAAATGTAATAATATTCGGGAAGGAATTTATAATGATTTAGTATCATATATCACTATTCGGGAGCAGAATTACAATGCTTTTGATTTCTTAAATGATATAGAAATAGTTTAA
- the lepA gene encoding translation elongation factor 4 yields the protein MYKKNIRNFCIIAHIDHGKSTLADRLLEKTHTVSPEAMMNQVLDDMDLERERGITIKAHAISMRYEYKPKDNYLLNLIDTPGHVDFSYEVSRSLAACEGALLIIDAAQGIEAQTVSNIYLALENDLTILPVINKIDLSSAQIERTQKEIIDLLGVTKEEILLISAKQGTGIDTVLEAIVNRIPPPEGESDGQPRALIFDSVFDYYRGAIAYVRMVDGILNTGDTIKFMSTGKEFNIDELGILRLHRHKKKSLRSGEVGYIIAGAKNLKDTKVGDTITLASDPAEKPLPGFHEPKPMVFSGLFPTDSDDLEELRNALDRLKLNDSALSIMPESSAALGFGFRVGFLGLLHMEIIQERLEREYKQSLITTMPNVEIRVIKKNGETLTIDNPAKLPQVHEVDKIEEPFVDAHIITPSEYVGNLMKLAQERRGVYKNTSYIDETRANLHYHLPLSEIIFDFYDKLKSVSRGYASFDYDLIGFEKSDLVKLDLLINAEPVDALSMIVHRSKAFEWGQKLTIKLKEIIPRQMFEVAIQAAIGSKVISRTTVKALRKNVTAKCYGGDISRKRKLLEKQRQGKKRMKMVGKVEIPQEAFLALLQIK from the coding sequence ATGTACAAAAAAAATATACGAAATTTTTGCATAATTGCCCACATTGACCACGGCAAATCCACACTTGCTGACAGGCTGCTTGAGAAGACCCATACTGTCTCTCCTGAAGCTATGATGAATCAGGTTCTTGATGACATGGATCTGGAGCGGGAACGCGGTATCACAATCAAAGCCCATGCAATCTCAATGCGGTATGAATATAAACCAAAGGATAATTACCTTCTCAATCTTATTGATACTCCCGGGCACGTTGATTTTTCTTATGAAGTATCACGAAGCCTTGCTGCATGTGAGGGAGCTCTTCTCATCATTGATGCCGCTCAGGGCATAGAAGCACAGACAGTCAGTAATATCTATCTTGCTCTTGAGAACGACCTTACAATTCTGCCTGTAATTAACAAAATCGACCTTTCGAGCGCACAGATTGAACGGACGCAAAAGGAGATAATAGACCTTCTCGGAGTTACTAAGGAAGAAATCCTTCTTATAAGCGCAAAACAGGGAACCGGAATAGATACTGTACTTGAGGCTATTGTCAACAGAATCCCTCCCCCTGAAGGTGAATCAGACGGCCAGCCGAGGGCCCTCATATTTGACTCTGTATTTGATTATTACAGAGGTGCAATAGCTTATGTGCGTATGGTTGACGGCATACTGAATACAGGCGATACGATTAAATTCATGTCAACCGGAAAAGAGTTTAACATTGACGAACTCGGTATACTCAGGCTGCACCGCCACAAAAAAAAATCTTTGAGATCAGGAGAAGTCGGCTACATTATAGCAGGAGCGAAAAACCTTAAAGACACTAAAGTAGGAGATACAATAACACTTGCGTCTGATCCTGCTGAAAAGCCCCTGCCCGGATTTCATGAGCCAAAACCTATGGTATTCTCAGGATTGTTTCCTACTGATTCTGATGATTTGGAGGAACTTCGGAATGCTCTTGATCGTTTAAAACTCAATGATTCCGCTCTGTCAATTATGCCGGAGAGTTCTGCTGCGCTCGGGTTCGGATTCAGGGTAGGTTTTCTCGGCCTGCTGCACATGGAGATAATTCAGGAACGGCTTGAGAGAGAATACAAACAGAGCCTTATAACTACAATGCCGAACGTTGAAATAAGGGTAATTAAAAAGAACGGAGAGACTCTGACAATTGATAATCCCGCAAAATTACCCCAGGTACATGAAGTGGATAAAATCGAAGAGCCTTTTGTTGATGCGCATATTATAACCCCCTCCGAGTATGTAGGCAATTTAATGAAGCTTGCACAGGAGAGAAGAGGCGTTTATAAAAATACATCATACATAGATGAGACCAGAGCAAATCTTCACTACCATCTCCCTTTATCGGAGATTATTTTTGATTTTTACGATAAGCTGAAATCAGTATCAAGAGGATATGCATCATTTGATTACGACCTTATAGGATTTGAGAAATCCGATCTCGTTAAACTTGACCTGCTTATTAATGCAGAGCCTGTGGACGCGCTGTCTATGATAGTACACAGGTCAAAAGCATTTGAATGGGGGCAAAAACTTACTATAAAATTAAAAGAAATAATACCGCGCCAGATGTTTGAAGTTGCAATTCAGGCTGCAATCGGATCTAAGGTAATTTCAAGAACAACTGTTAAAGCTTTACGTAAGAATGTTACAGCTAAATGCTACGGCGGAGACATCTCAAGAAAAAGAAAATTACTGGAAAAACAGAGGCAGGGGAAAAAACGTATGAAAATGGTGGGAAAGGTTGAAATCCCCCAGGAAGCATTCCTCGCTCTTTTACAAATCAAATAA
- the lepB gene encoding signal peptidase I, with the protein MNQSIKQKPKGKNNKSAARQYAESFLVALIIALVIRALVIYPFRIPTGSMEDTLLVGDFLLANKFVYGLRSPDWIGIPYTKLGFEIPFFRTPGFRNPKQGDVVIFKYPRDPKLNYIKRCIAVSGDTIEVRHKKVYVNGKLFPDPPNAKYIGAMYPESYKEYAIFPPNAGNRDNYGPVRIPAPGDVYTFSDSNRSVWFERFQLIIYEGHTITLSYKGQTTNLTLSNQNRWPRALETYPVSSFAIDGTPLDKCKYIVKNILYFMMGDNRDNSLDSRYWGFLPERYVVGEGLIIYFSWNSELPFYRLTKKLRIQRILNLIH; encoded by the coding sequence ATGAACCAGTCAATCAAACAAAAACCCAAAGGAAAAAATAACAAAAGCGCTGCAAGACAATATGCAGAATCCTTTCTTGTTGCTCTGATTATCGCACTGGTAATCCGTGCTCTTGTCATATACCCTTTTAGAATCCCCACAGGTTCAATGGAAGATACGCTTTTAGTCGGAGACTTCCTCCTTGCCAACAAGTTTGTATACGGCCTGCGTTCTCCCGACTGGATAGGAATTCCATATACAAAATTAGGCTTTGAGATACCATTTTTCAGAACTCCGGGATTCAGGAATCCCAAACAGGGAGATGTTGTAATTTTTAAATATCCGAGGGATCCGAAACTTAACTATATCAAAAGATGCATTGCTGTCAGCGGAGATACAATTGAAGTCAGGCATAAAAAAGTTTATGTAAACGGAAAGCTTTTTCCTGACCCTCCTAATGCAAAATATATCGGAGCAATGTATCCCGAATCATACAAAGAGTATGCAATATTTCCGCCGAATGCAGGAAACAGAGACAATTACGGCCCTGTAAGAATTCCTGCGCCCGGAGATGTATATACATTCTCAGATTCAAACAGAAGTGTATGGTTTGAGCGTTTTCAGCTTATAATTTACGAAGGCCATACAATTACATTGAGTTACAAAGGCCAGACAACTAACCTTACACTCTCCAATCAGAACAGATGGCCGAGAGCGCTTGAGACCTACCCTGTTTCCAGTTTTGCAATTGACGGAACACCTCTTGATAAATGTAAATACATTGTTAAAAATATTCTATACTTCATGATGGGAGACAACAGAGACAACAGCCTTGATTCCAGGTACTGGGGATTTTTACCTGAAAGGTATGTTGTGGGTGAAGGCCTGATAATATACTTTTCATGGAACAGCGAACTGCCTTTTTACAGGCTGACAAAAAAACTTAGAATTCAACGAATTCTTAATCTGATTCATTAA